Below is a window of Rhodamnia argentea isolate NSW1041297 chromosome 11, ASM2092103v1, whole genome shotgun sequence DNA.
GAGAACACCCTGGGCTTCGGCAAGGAGCCGAATGGCGACATCCTCTTGTTCCAGAACCCTCCGCCGCCTCCCCGGCGGTACCTCCACGGTGAGGCCGTCACGGGCTCCAGGACCATCCTCTCCGACGCCAAGCTCCTCTCGAACCCGAACGAGTACGATCGCTTCAGCAGGAAGTCCCTCGCGTTCATCGTCCGATCCTCCGATGACGGGTTCATCCTCCGAGGCGATTGCTCTTCGACGATCTCCGTGACCGTTGTCCCGTTCACGTTGTTACTGTGGTGGCTGTTTGGGTCGTTGAGGCTGACTTCCGTTGCGTCGAGCGGTTCCTCGAAGATGATGTCGCGGAGGATCGCTTCCTCGTCGAGGCTCGGCCGTATCCTCGCCGCCATTAGAGGCACGAAAGGCGATTCCGGCGGGAGGAATATCCCGGCGCGGCAGAGGGGGCAGTTGGCGTGCGATCGGAGCCACATGTCGATGCAATCCACGTGGAACGCGTGGCCGCACGCCGGCAGAGTCCGCACGTAGTCGCTCTCCTCGAACTCGAGCAAGCAAACCGCGCAGTCTCGGGTTCGGTGGTTGTGGCCCTTGGCGAtgtagagggagagagggatgGTCTTGATGACGGCGTCGTCGAGGCCGTATGGCGAGTACACGTAGAAGGCGGCTGCGCCGGCGTCGGGGGAGTCAAAGAAGGGCGGGGGGGAGTTGAGGTCGAAGGAGGAGGACGGGAGGTAGGGGCGGCGCTGCCGGCGCCGAGAGGAGACGCGGCGGtggaggcggaggaggtggcgggAGATGAGGCGGGAGTAGGAGACGATGAGGAAGGCGGCGGCGACCACCGCAACCATCGCGATCAGCGGCGGGCTGAAGTTCACGGCGGACTTCGACGGTGGGGAGGACTGCTGCCGGAGTATGACGGTCTTGGGGACGGTGGTCACGGCTGGGGACGGCGAGGGGGACCAGCTCGGAGACGGAGAGGGGGACGGTGAGATCGTGATCGACGAGGtcatggcggcggcggcggttgtTATGGAGGGAAAAATAAGAAGCGGTGTGAGCGAGCGGCTTTCGTTTGGGGTTCGACGAGAGAATGAAGGGAGGTGTTGATGAATGCGGGCGGGGTTGACCGCGAGCACTGTGTTCGGCTCCGATATGTCGAACCAGGGGTGGGCGGTCGACACGTCAACGTTGGTGAATTTAAGGCGACCAGGCACTGTTCTGCTGCTCCGCGGGCCTATGTGAACGCGCCGTCTGGGTCTGCCACGCGCATGTGACATTGGTTAAATCCAGCGCTGTCCGAGCACTTTATGAGCCAAATGCATCTCAGCCGTGCGTACCGCGTGGGCCCCGACGGGACCAAATGTCCTTCTACGGCGGAAATTAACTGGTCTCCACTGCTGGGGTTCATGCGATTGTTGCTCACGTAGGTGATGGACTGTGGTGGTGCTAGTTCGGAAGTGGGGCTTTTTCTGACGTGGCGGGAGGGTATTGGCGGAAGTTAGGATGGGCGGTGGGCCCGGGTAAGGCTTTTGcgctgcatttgttttttttttgtccttattCAAAGTTCTTGTTGCGTGGGAAATGTGAGGATGGTTTTCATTCTATGTCGCGTTTAGGTCCTTCCTGATGTGGTGGTCCACAGGGGAAAGAGAGTGGCTAGATAACTCGAAAACATTGGTTTGAAACTTAGGTTAAAGTGTTGATCAGCCACCAGAAGGTTTGACGCTGGTAGACCTTGTGTGAGTTCTAGATGATCCATCAAATGAACTTGTGGCCTAACTCCAGAAAATTTATgggcaaaagaaaaaactttaTCACGATCTTTGTATCCGACTAATGCATTCTATAACGAAACCGAACGATTTATTGATAACCGGAAGACATAGCAACGTTTCTCGATTTCGTTTAATGTTCATTAGGTTTATGATAGAATACAAGAGTGACTTTAGGAACGAGTACCGTTAGATATCAGTGCGAGTGAAATAATTTACTTTTAACCTTGCATTTTCACCACATGAGTGCAATGGTTGGACAAATCTCTATTTTATAGAGATAAGGGTGGACCGAAAAGTAATAATATGCGGTGAATTTACATGTATAGCCCTCCAAAGTTAGGGTAGTTAAGGGTACTTAATGTGAGACGGTCGGGGAATTTCCTATCTCGCGAACCTTATTTGTATAAACCTCATCACATGCATGCGAACGAAAGGATTACGTGCACGTGTTGAAGTCCTGAACTTGACTAGTCGATAAGATTCTCattgtatttccttttttttttcccaatgtaTTTCATGAACCCATAAATTACCAGCCTTTGTTCTTATACTCCTAAATTACCAGcattaaaaaattgacacataACTTTACGCGGTGtcacattttatttttcctctttcagGGAGGGGTAAACAAAACTTACCTTCTTATATTTTCACAGCTCATGTAACCTAGCTTTCTTAGTGCAACGAGGACCTTTGTTAACGAAAACCATCCTAGAAATGCACAGGAAGTCGACGAGTCCTGATGTCGGAATTTGAACTCTTAGGAACTTTTCCGCTACAATAAATTAACATAAATTTAAgcagaaatagagaaaaatcaacataaaagaaaaatcaagaaaattgaaCAAAGTGGGGCACTTTTATTATTCCCTTCctcctcccccccaaaaaaaaaaaaaaaaattggcacgtGACTTCAGTAAATAGCGTCCTCGGTTTCATCGGACAAGACACGTAAGGGCGTCGTCGTACTTACGTCAGCAAAGTGACCATAATTCCATTTTTGATTATGGCATTGTGCTAGTTTTGTTTTACATATACTCCGACAATGCAGCGGAATCATAATCATCGGCAaccccttttgtttctttatgtTGTGTCGAGCATCTCCCTCGGATATTTTAATGATTAGCCATGGTATGTCCCTTAACTCGGATGCGGatttctctccctcttcacGCGAAATTTGGTCTTACCTTTTGCTAATTCATAATATCGTTTTAGTATGTGGAATCGATGTTGAGATTGCAGAACAAAAGTCTAATATCTTTATCAAAGAGATCTCAAAGAAGAAGATCGAGTTCAAAATCGTCAACATACACAATTAAACTcacttcactcaaaagtttaagtaaATAATTATGAGCCGATTTGAATATAATAattgctccacaccacatcgCACTAATTCCCTAACGTAagatttttctaacacaacttagATGTGCTGTGACATCCTATCCCACGTCACCTAGGGAGTGAGGTATTGGATGATTTATTTGGCTAGACCCCCTTTAAATTTGCAATACGTGTTTTTTAAGGACTGTATAGGTGATCatcggagaaacaaaaccgtgaggagtTGGCGAGCCTTGTGCTGCACTCCAAAGCGAACAAATTCTTGCAAGTGACGCAGCGGAAGCATGGTGAGCTTAGGTCATTACATGTGCATCCCAACAATCGATGTAATTCCTGTGACTGATGCGGTCTATGCCAAAGGCAAAGATTTCTTTGTGTGTCTATCTTAAAGATCAAGGCCTCATAATAGTTTTAGATCATATTCAAAGAAAAACCTCAACAACCTCTAGTCTGTTGACTGTTCATAATAGTTTTAGATCATATTCAAAGAAAAACCTCAACAACCTCTAGTCTGTTGACTATAGAACGGAAATTGACGCAAAGATTTCTTTGTGTGTCTATCTTAACGATCAAGGCCTCATAATAGTTTCAGATCATATTCAAAGAAAAACCTCAACAACCTCTAGTCTGTTGACTATAGGACAGAAATTGACACGAAACGAATACGATGGTCGCGTATCGTGAGAAATGTAAGTCAACTGATGTTGGGGGTacataaatatttaatttttcatcttttattggATACACTTAGGATTTGAATATATGATGTGTCTATCTTTCCATAACCTAATTTGGGGatcatattatattatattacaTGTTGGGTCAGTTTATTGATTTTAACAGCTATCCATTTAGAATTTTCAGATTTAGCAGGTTAAATTTCATTAGTTCATCTATTTcccaattttaattttagaattcCGATGGTGTTTTCTCAAATGTAAATAAAGACTATGTTCTCATGTAATGCCCTGAACTAGTGAGCTCCGAGGCATCATTTGAGATCAGATTGGCTACTTCAtgtcttatttgaaacaagtcTCATTTTGTGCTCTCATTTGAGAAAACGTCCCGCTTCGGATctccatttgaaattttctttaaattaatAGTCCGGTAGGTGAAAATATACTATTactatcgaaaaaaaaaaaaaacttactctagattcgttttttttttttaaccccgtAAATAGTAACGCAGTTTCCTCTCTTGTCTCATTATCTTTTGGTATAGCGTGTCATGATTTATGCCCACCAAGTTTTGAGCTTTAAGAGTTTGATCTTAACTTTCAACGGAATgaaaaggactcaattgataatcTCGAAATCTTTTCACGCTCTTTATGTCCATTCATCATCCACTAATCCCCGGATTTTGTCTTCAGCTTGATACCAGAATGAAAAAGGTTTTTACGGAAAAGAGAGTAGccgaaagaaataaaaagatctAGATGTGGGCCCAG
It encodes the following:
- the LOC115735638 gene encoding RING-H2 finger protein ATL65, which encodes MSHARGRPRRRVHIGPRSSRTVPGRLKFTNVDVSTAHPWFDISEPNTVLAVNPARIHQHLPSFSRRTPNESRSLTPLLIFPSITTAAAAMTSSITISPSPSPSPSWSPSPSPAVTTVPKTVILRQQSSPPSKSAVNFSPPLIAMVAVVAAAFLIVSYSRLISRHLLRLHRRVSSRRRQRRPYLPSSSFDLNSPPPFFDSPDAGAAAFYVYSPYGLDDAVIKTIPLSLYIAKGHNHRTRDCAVCLLEFEESDYVRTLPACGHAFHVDCIDMWLRSHANCPLCRAGIFLPPESPFVPLMAARIRPSLDEEAILRDIIFEEPLDATEVSLNDPNSHHSNNVNGTTVTEIVEEQSPRRMNPSSEDRTMNARDFLLKRSYSFGFERSLASERMVLEPVTASPWRYRRGGGGGFWNKRMSPFGSLPKPRVFSFRYYRGMKSPFFKRRGGGGGGGGGGGGGFFPLSESSVRFSSGASGGGGGSSRRSKSIASPMFGRPAGFSSSRLRCGDPEALLSPERFNRR